In the genome of Natator depressus isolate rNatDep1 chromosome 21, rNatDep2.hap1, whole genome shotgun sequence, one region contains:
- the LOC141975826 gene encoding galanin receptor 2a-like, translating into MDFPATTAVVFLALDSPLNATAARGTEHSFFGLTVRQLRYVFATFCSLILSVGLVGNLLLLLVLIEGLQSSSSSHISILTSTLMVNITVSDLLFLLYNVTVLLLTFLQEDWQMGVAVCVSSQSLSMWTMFCSFYSMVAISILRYVAVVHPTCSFSTSKVQRLLLCMSMWLLGFFVSIPNWLHQRVMAVGDAHYCVLLLTPEQTFLYFLLFGGVAFFPFVLLLLLCYSRIVQSLWCRSTRKGHSSGGTQLNQKATVMILTVVTVFVLMWIPCSVVICLSATHRLSQTPAAFVASSLAMVLAYSNCSVSPLICFSLSAQFQGSLKNMLFRRGRR; encoded by the coding sequence ATGGATTTCCCAGCCACCACGGCCGTTGTCTTCCTTGCCCTCGACAGCCCCCTCAATGCCACCGCCGCACGCGGCACGGAACACAGCTTCTTTGGCTTGACCGTGAGGCAGCTCAGGTACGTCTTTGCCACTTTCTGCAGCCTGATCTTGTCAGTCGGTCTTGTAGGAAACCTGTTGTTGCTGCTGGTCCTGATCGAGGGtctccagagcagcagcagcagccacatcTCCATCCTGACCAGCACCCTCATGGTCAACATCACCGTCTCTGACCTGCTCTTCCTCCTCTACAACGTCACAGTGTTGCTGCTGACCTTTCTCCAGGAGGACTGGCAGATGGGTGTGGCCGTCTGTGTCAGCAGCCAGAGCCTCTCCATGTGGACCATGTTCTGCAGCTTTTACAGCATGGTGGCCATATCCATCCTGCGCTACGTGGCCGTGGTCCATCCCACCTGCTCCTTCTCCACCAGTAAGGTCCAGAGGCTCCTGCTGTGTATGAGCATGTGGCTTTTGGGCTTCTTTGTCTCCATCCCCAATTGGCTGCACCAAAGGGTCATGGCAGTTGGAGACGCCCATTACTGCGTGCTCCTCCTGACCCCGGAGCAAACCTTCCTCTACTTCCTTCTCTTCGGGGGCGTTGCCTTTTTCCCCTTTGTGCTGCTGTTGCTCCTGTGCTACTCCAGGATTGTCCAGTCCCTCTGGTGCCGGAGCACCCGCAAGGGCCATTCGTCAGGGGGCACCCAACTCAACCAGAAGGCCACTGTCATGATACTGACCGTGGTGACGGTCTTTGTGCTGATGTGGATCCCTTGCTCTGTGGTGATCTGCCTCTCTGCCACTCATCGCCTCTCTCAGACGCCTGCAGCTTTCGTGGCCTCCAGTTTGGCCATGGTGCTCGCCTATTCCAACTGCTCCGTGAGCCCCCTCATCTGCTTCTCCCTTTCGGCCCAGTTTCAGGGCAGCCTGAAAAATATGCTCTTTCGGAGAGGCCGCAGATGA